From Emcibacter nanhaiensis, one genomic window encodes:
- a CDS encoding cysteine desulfurase family protein codes for MTRPNLPIYLDYQATTPLDERALDVMMPYLTSKFGNPHSINHSFGWEADAGVELAREQIASLIGADDEEVIFTSGATESNNLAIKGMAYALYPDKTHLVTVATEHSCVLESCRALEQSGLAVTYLPVQPDGLLDLDRLRDSITDQTGLVTVMAVNNEIGVIQDIAAIGQICRDKGVVFHTDAAQGVGKIPLDLAEMPVDLMSISGHKLYGPKGIGALYVSEELKTRPLPLMSGGGQERGLRSGTLAPALCAGLGAACALAEKEMEQDNIHVAKLSRQLYETITSELEGVTLNGSADKRWPGNLNLTFSGVKSDLLVKGIRDLAISTGSACSTAKPKPSHVLTALGLDRKQIDCSVRIGFGRMTTRAEVEFAAGLIIDTVRKARNPY; via the coding sequence ATGACCCGTCCCAACCTGCCCATCTATTTGGATTATCAGGCGACGACGCCGCTGGATGAGCGGGCGCTGGACGTGATGATGCCTTATCTCACCAGTAAATTCGGCAATCCCCATTCCATCAATCACAGCTTCGGCTGGGAAGCCGATGCCGGGGTGGAATTGGCTCGGGAACAGATTGCTTCCTTGATCGGGGCGGACGATGAGGAAGTGATTTTCACCTCCGGGGCGACGGAATCCAACAACCTGGCCATCAAGGGCATGGCTTATGCGCTCTATCCCGATAAAACCCATCTTGTCACCGTGGCGACGGAACACAGCTGTGTACTGGAAAGCTGCCGGGCGCTGGAACAAAGCGGCCTGGCGGTCACCTACCTGCCGGTGCAGCCGGACGGCCTTCTCGATCTGGATCGGTTGCGGGACAGTATTACCGATCAGACCGGCCTGGTCACCGTCATGGCGGTTAATAACGAAATCGGCGTCATCCAGGACATTGCCGCCATCGGCCAAATCTGCCGCGACAAGGGGGTAGTGTTCCACACCGATGCGGCCCAGGGCGTGGGCAAGATACCACTGGATCTGGCCGAAATGCCAGTCGACCTGATGAGCATCTCCGGCCACAAGCTCTATGGCCCCAAGGGTATCGGCGCGCTCTATGTCAGTGAAGAGCTGAAAACCCGTCCACTTCCGCTGATGAGCGGCGGCGGACAGGAGAGGGGCCTTCGTTCCGGCACTTTGGCGCCGGCCCTCTGCGCCGGTCTCGGCGCCGCCTGCGCGCTGGCGGAAAAGGAAATGGAGCAGGACAATATCCACGTCGCAAAGTTGTCCAGGCAGTTGTACGAGACAATCACTTCGGAACTGGAGGGTGTCACGCTCAACGGTTCCGCCGACAAGCGCTGGCCGGGCAACCTGAACCTGACCTTTTCCGGCGTGAAAAGCGACCTGTTGGTGAAAGGCATCCGGGATCTGGCGATCTCTACCGGATCCGCCTGTTCAACGGCTAAACCGAAACCGTCCCATGTGCTCACCGCACTGGGGCTCGACCGCAAACAGATCGACTGCAGCGTGCGCATCGGTTTCGGCCGCATGACCACCCGGGCGGAAGTGGAGTTTGCCGCCGGACTGATCATCGATACCGTCCGGAAGGCTCGTAATCCCTACTGA
- a CDS encoding cysteine desulfurase family protein, whose product MTRDIAYLDYNATVPVRPEVIEEMSRALAAGGNASSVHTIGRKAKATLEKSRATIADMINCRPQMITFTSGGTEANNIALRCVGAERLIVAATEHDSVLDVARHFPGETDILPVSERGLIDRAELENLLKNSDRKTVVSIMLANNETGVIQEIAELSELVHYYNALMHTDAVQAFGKIPLDFRALGVDMMSLSSHKIGGPQGAGAFVAWEKIDVEPLIRGGGQELGRRSGTENLPGIAGFGTAAGMVPKSLQAMQQIGEWRDRIEQQLSRHSNKVRFFGAASDRLPNVTSILMPDVSSETQVMAMDLEGICVSAGSACSSGKVKASHVITAMGGSEQEASSTIRVSLGWNSKQEDVERFITAWCKLYDRKHGA is encoded by the coding sequence TTGACCAGAGATATTGCTTATCTGGACTATAACGCCACAGTGCCGGTCCGGCCCGAAGTCATTGAGGAAATGAGCCGGGCCCTGGCCGCCGGCGGCAATGCCTCGTCCGTGCATACGATCGGCCGCAAGGCCAAAGCCACACTCGAAAAATCCCGCGCTACCATTGCCGACATGATAAACTGCCGCCCGCAGATGATTACGTTTACCAGCGGCGGTACCGAAGCCAACAATATTGCGCTCCGCTGTGTTGGCGCCGAACGATTGATCGTGGCAGCCACCGAACATGACTCTGTTCTTGATGTGGCGCGCCATTTTCCGGGAGAAACCGATATCCTGCCGGTATCGGAACGGGGTCTGATCGACAGGGCGGAGCTGGAAAATCTCCTGAAAAACAGTGACAGGAAAACCGTCGTCTCCATCATGCTGGCCAATAACGAGACCGGCGTCATCCAGGAGATCGCCGAACTGTCTGAGCTGGTTCACTATTACAATGCCCTGATGCACACTGACGCGGTCCAGGCTTTCGGCAAAATCCCGCTCGATTTCCGGGCCCTGGGTGTGGATATGATGAGCCTGTCCAGCCACAAGATCGGCGGCCCGCAGGGGGCTGGTGCCTTTGTCGCCTGGGAAAAAATTGATGTGGAGCCGCTGATCCGCGGCGGCGGCCAGGAACTGGGGCGGCGCTCCGGCACGGAAAACCTGCCCGGCATCGCCGGGTTTGGCACGGCGGCCGGTATGGTGCCGAAATCGCTGCAGGCCATGCAGCAGATTGGCGAGTGGCGCGACCGGATCGAACAGCAACTCAGTCGTCACAGCAACAAGGTTCGTTTTTTCGGCGCTGCCAGTGACCGCCTGCCCAATGTGACCAGCATCCTGATGCCGGACGTCAGCAGCGAAACCCAAGTCATGGCCATGGACCTGGAAGGTATCTGTGTCAGCGCCGGGTCCGCCTGCTCTTCGGGCAAGGTCAAGGCGTCGCATGTGATTACCGCCATGGGCGGCAGCGAGCAGGAGGCGTCCTCCACCATCCGGGTCAGTCTCGGCTGGAACAGCAAGCAAGAGGATGTAGAGCGTTTTATTACCGCCTGGTGTAAACTTTATGACCGGAAGCACGGCGCATGA
- a CDS encoding anhydro-N-acetylmuramic acid kinase translates to MEIQPSEEKILSVGLMSGTSLDGVDAALLLTDGVTTEPFGHPVHIPYSREIQNLLHEGLATARLHGKPVTSDPKIRHVEEILTEHHIIAVKDLLSDNGLKSKEIEVIGFHGQTLLHRPAEGWTWQIGDGQAMADTLQIPVVSDFRSNDVAAGGQGAPLVPIYHLAHIAGRPGNATLAIVNIGGVANITWIAASRAPEDLISCDSGPGNALLNDWIARNTGEDCDQDGGYARQGTVDEALLAQWMADDYFRQAPPKSLDRNSFTVPGLDKLSLEDGAATLTAFTAQAIADTLKLFPKHPESCFICGGGRHNPVMMEEVERRISPALISPVESIGWHGDFIEAEAFAFLAVRRLKNLPISFPGTTGVNRPMPGGVIHLPTNR, encoded by the coding sequence ATGGAAATACAGCCTTCCGAGGAAAAAATCCTTTCTGTCGGCCTGATGAGCGGCACTTCGCTGGACGGTGTTGACGCAGCCCTGCTGTTGACTGACGGTGTCACAACTGAACCTTTCGGCCATCCTGTTCATATACCCTACAGCAGGGAAATCCAGAATTTGCTCCATGAAGGACTGGCGACCGCGCGCCTGCACGGCAAGCCGGTCACGAGCGATCCCAAGATCCGCCATGTTGAGGAAATCCTGACCGAACACCATATCATCGCAGTGAAAGACCTGCTTTCCGACAATGGCCTGAAAAGCAAGGAAATCGAAGTGATCGGTTTCCACGGCCAGACCTTGCTGCATCGCCCCGCGGAGGGCTGGACCTGGCAAATCGGCGATGGCCAGGCCATGGCTGATACGTTGCAGATCCCTGTCGTCAGTGATTTCAGAAGCAACGATGTCGCTGCCGGCGGCCAGGGCGCGCCACTGGTGCCGATCTATCACCTTGCCCATATTGCCGGGCGGCCGGGCAATGCCACGCTGGCCATTGTCAATATCGGCGGCGTCGCCAATATCACCTGGATTGCCGCCAGCCGGGCGCCGGAGGACCTGATTTCCTGTGATTCAGGACCGGGGAATGCGCTGCTCAATGACTGGATCGCCAGAAATACCGGTGAGGATTGCGACCAGGACGGCGGCTATGCCCGGCAGGGCACGGTCGATGAGGCCCTGCTTGCCCAATGGATGGCGGACGACTATTTCAGGCAAGCGCCCCCCAAATCCCTTGATCGCAATAGTTTTACGGTACCGGGCTTGGACAAGCTGTCCCTTGAAGATGGCGCCGCGACCCTTACCGCCTTCACGGCACAGGCCATAGCCGACACCCTGAAGCTGTTCCCGAAACATCCGGAAAGCTGCTTTATTTGTGGCGGCGGACGACATAACCCCGTCATGATGGAGGAAGTGGAGAGAAGGATTTCTCCGGCGCTGATATCGCCGGTTGAATCAATCGGCTGGCACGGTGATTTTATCGAGGCTGAAGCCTTCGCCTTTCTGGCGGTAAGAAGGCTCAAAAACCTTCCTATCTCCTTTCCCGGCACGACCGGCGTAAACCGTCCGATGCCGGGAGGAGTCATTCATCTGCCGACAAATCGCTGA
- a CDS encoding alpha/beta hydrolase, with the protein MPEVIFNGPEGRLEGRYHPGKGENAPIALILHSDPQYGGNMNNKICYYQYHSFARRGFSVLRFNFRGVGRSQGEFDSGVGELSDAAAALDWLQSFNRDASSCWIAGFSFGAWIGMQLLMRRPEIEGFLSVSPPANLYDFSFLAPCPSSGLIMQGTADTVVSEPSVQKLVEKLQSQKGITIDYEKIENADHFYENHHEPLVRKIDEYLTKRLGY; encoded by the coding sequence ATGCCTGAAGTTATTTTTAATGGTCCTGAAGGGCGCCTGGAAGGCCGCTATCATCCCGGAAAGGGAGAAAATGCGCCGATCGCCCTGATCCTGCATTCCGATCCGCAATATGGCGGAAACATGAACAACAAAATCTGTTACTACCAGTATCACTCGTTTGCCCGGCGTGGCTTTTCCGTGCTGCGGTTTAATTTCCGCGGTGTCGGCCGCAGCCAAGGTGAATTTGACAGTGGTGTTGGTGAACTAAGTGATGCCGCAGCGGCACTCGACTGGCTGCAGTCCTTTAACCGGGATGCGTCCAGCTGCTGGATTGCCGGTTTTTCCTTTGGCGCCTGGATCGGCATGCAGCTGTTGATGCGCCGTCCGGAGATCGAGGGATTCCTGTCTGTCTCGCCGCCGGCAAACCTCTATGATTTCAGCTTCCTTGCCCCCTGCCCCTCGTCCGGGCTGATCATGCAGGGAACAGCCGACACGGTGGTCTCCGAACCGTCTGTGCAGAAACTGGTGGAAAAACTGCAGAGTCAGAAAGGCATTACCATCGACTACGAAAAGATCGAAAATGCCGATCATTTTTATGAAAACCATCACGAGCCACTGGTGCGCAAGATTGACGAATATCTGACCAAACGGCTCGGCTATTAA
- the tyrS gene encoding tyrosine--tRNA ligase yields the protein MTETAENFHPKSSFLSVMKERGYIHQCTDMEGLDKALEEKIVPAYIGFDCTAKSLHVGSLVQIMMLRHLQKTGHKPIVLMGGGTTRIGDPTGRDESRAMLTDEQIQENMDGIRKVFEKYLTFGDGPSDAIMVNNADWLDELKYIEFLRDMGTHFTINRMLTFESVKLRLEREQPMTFLEFNYMILQAYDFLELNRSQGCCFQMGGSDQWGNIINGVELTRRVDQKEVFGLTTPLVTLANGQKMGKSLGGAIWLNDDMLSPYDFWQFWRNTDDADVGRFLRLFTELSLDEIEKLEALEGAEINEAKKILANEATKMCHGEDAARAAEETARKAFEEKSLAADLPKITVPKAELEAGITFSDLFTLAGLAKSKGEARRLVKGGGARLNDEKVEDSEQLITLDQLNEEGTIKLSAGKKRHILVEPA from the coding sequence ATGACCGAAACAGCCGAAAATTTTCACCCCAAGTCCTCCTTTCTTTCCGTGATGAAAGAACGGGGCTACATCCACCAGTGCACGGATATGGAAGGCCTGGACAAGGCCCTGGAGGAGAAAATCGTACCGGCCTATATCGGTTTTGACTGTACCGCGAAAAGCCTGCATGTCGGCTCCCTGGTGCAGATCATGATGCTGCGTCATCTGCAGAAGACCGGCCACAAACCGATTGTCCTGATGGGCGGCGGCACGACCCGGATTGGTGATCCCACCGGCCGGGATGAATCCCGGGCCATGCTCACTGACGAACAGATCCAGGAAAATATGGACGGTATCCGCAAGGTGTTCGAAAAATACCTCACCTTTGGTGACGGGCCGAGCGACGCCATCATGGTCAATAATGCGGACTGGCTGGACGAACTGAAGTATATCGAATTCCTGCGCGATATGGGCACCCATTTCACCATCAACCGGATGCTGACCTTCGAGAGCGTCAAGCTGCGCCTCGAGCGTGAGCAACCGATGACGTTCCTCGAGTTCAACTACATGATCCTCCAGGCCTACGACTTTCTGGAACTGAACCGGAGCCAGGGCTGCTGTTTCCAGATGGGCGGCTCCGACCAGTGGGGAAACATCATCAACGGTGTCGAACTGACCCGACGTGTGGACCAGAAAGAAGTCTTCGGCCTGACCACTCCGCTGGTGACGCTGGCCAACGGCCAGAAGATGGGTAAAAGTCTGGGGGGCGCCATTTGGCTTAACGATGACATGTTGTCCCCTTACGATTTCTGGCAGTTCTGGCGCAACACGGATGATGCGGATGTAGGGCGTTTCCTGCGTCTGTTTACCGAGCTTTCTCTGGACGAAATCGAGAAACTGGAAGCCCTCGAAGGCGCAGAGATCAACGAGGCCAAAAAAATACTCGCCAACGAAGCGACAAAGATGTGTCATGGCGAGGATGCGGCCCGAGCCGCGGAAGAAACCGCCCGCAAAGCGTTTGAGGAAAAATCCCTGGCGGCCGACCTGCCGAAAATCACCGTCCCGAAAGCTGAGCTGGAAGCCGGCATTACCTTCAGTGATCTGTTTACCCTCGCCGGTCTCGCTAAATCCAAGGGCGAAGCCCGGCGTCTGGTAAAGGGCGGCGGCGCCCGCCTCAATGACGAGAAGGTGGAAGACAGCGAGCAGCTGATTACCCTGGATCAGCTGAATGAAGAAGGCACCATCAAGCTGTCCGCCGGTAAAAAGCGGCATATCCTGGTGGAGCCGGCCTAA
- the cysE gene encoding serine O-acetyltransferase, producing the protein MFDNIRHDISVAMERDPAARSRFEAFFAYPGIHALIFYRWAHWCWNSGFHTAGRILSHIGRVFTGIEIHPGAKIGKGVFIDHGMGVVIGETAEVGDNCTLYQGVTLGGTSLEKGKRHPTLEEGVIVGAGAKVLGPIVLGKGSRVGSNAVVVKPVPENTSVVGIPAKVVQPPESKKKDDFCAYGMPTDDIPDPIARSLEGMFDMVCGLRSRIEELEKEVAELETENSLLARAKKEAEDKKIPAGE; encoded by the coding sequence ATGTTTGACAATATTCGCCACGACATCTCTGTCGCGATGGAGCGGGACCCTGCAGCCAGGTCCCGGTTTGAAGCTTTCTTTGCCTATCCGGGCATTCATGCCCTGATCTTTTACCGCTGGGCCCACTGGTGCTGGAATTCCGGCTTCCATACAGCGGGACGCATTCTTTCCCACATCGGACGTGTTTTCACCGGGATTGAAATCCACCCCGGCGCCAAAATCGGCAAAGGTGTCTTTATCGACCATGGCATGGGCGTAGTGATCGGCGAAACTGCCGAAGTGGGAGACAACTGTACCCTGTACCAGGGGGTGACACTGGGCGGGACCTCGCTTGAGAAAGGCAAACGCCATCCGACTCTGGAGGAAGGCGTTATCGTCGGCGCTGGCGCCAAGGTGCTCGGCCCTATCGTGCTGGGTAAAGGCAGTCGTGTCGGCTCTAACGCCGTCGTTGTAAAACCGGTGCCTGAAAACACCTCCGTCGTTGGCATCCCGGCCAAGGTGGTGCAGCCTCCGGAAAGTAAAAAGAAAGACGATTTCTGCGCTTATGGCATGCCGACCGATGATATTCCCGATCCTATCGCCCGCTCTCTCGAGGGCATGTTTGACATGGTGTGCGGGCTTCGCTCCCGGATCGAGGAACTGGAAAAGGAAGTGGCCGAGTTGGAAACTGAAAACAGCCTGCTGGCCCGGGCCAAGAAAGAAGCCGAAGATAAAAAGATCCCGGCCGGCGAATAG
- a CDS encoding ketopantoate reductase family protein produces the protein MKIGIIGAGGMGGFLGVKLAEAGHDIYFVARGKHLEAMTEKGLTLREESGETTVTNFTAAADPAGFGEMDLIIFGVKLYDTMEAAKLCLPMMGPGTVILTLQNGVESVDMISEVVGDNRTIAGSIYVSANIEEPGVIRHNGGANMMMYAGPAGMEETQYNKIATVIRDSAMAGDRHPDMMVMLWEKFVLLAANAGLGAVTGLDAGTLCRDPDSRPLFEMALREAEAVANASGVTLQEGLVPMFMARVDELGGQKLLASQAYAKLHGNKLEVEWIQGTIHRLGQKYGVPTPVHSLCYVCLKPFANGA, from the coding sequence ATGAAAATCGGCATTATCGGCGCGGGCGGTATGGGCGGCTTTCTTGGCGTTAAGCTGGCTGAGGCAGGCCATGACATCTATTTCGTCGCCCGGGGAAAACATCTTGAGGCCATGACCGAAAAGGGGCTGACCCTGCGGGAGGAAAGCGGCGAGACGACCGTCACCAACTTCACCGCTGCGGCGGATCCTGCCGGGTTTGGCGAGATGGACCTGATCATCTTCGGCGTCAAGCTCTATGACACCATGGAGGCCGCCAAACTGTGCCTGCCGATGATGGGGCCGGGCACCGTGATCCTGACCCTGCAGAATGGCGTGGAAAGCGTGGATATGATCTCGGAAGTGGTGGGGGACAACCGTACCATCGCGGGCTCAATTTATGTCTCCGCCAATATCGAGGAACCGGGCGTGATCCGTCATAACGGCGGCGCCAATATGATGATGTATGCGGGCCCGGCCGGCATGGAGGAAACACAATACAATAAAATCGCGACGGTGATCCGGGACAGTGCAATGGCGGGCGACCGCCATCCCGATATGATGGTGATGTTATGGGAAAAATTTGTCCTGCTGGCCGCCAATGCGGGCCTTGGCGCTGTCACCGGGCTTGATGCCGGCACCCTGTGCCGCGATCCTGACAGCCGGCCCCTGTTCGAAATGGCGCTCAGGGAAGCGGAGGCTGTGGCCAATGCCTCCGGAGTCACCCTGCAGGAAGGCCTGGTTCCCATGTTTATGGCGCGTGTTGATGAGCTTGGCGGACAGAAATTGCTGGCCTCCCAGGCCTATGCCAAGCTGCATGGCAACAAGCTGGAAGTGGAATGGATCCAGGGGACCATTCATCGGCTGGGACAAAAATACGGTGTGCCGACACCGGTCCATTCCCTGTGCTATGTGTGCCTCAAGCCCTTTGCCAATGGTGCTTAA
- a CDS encoding AsmA-like C-terminal domain-containing protein, whose translation MSILLALLALSVLVFIWRLSMGPVALNWAGPFIKSNLARSFTDIRIDFDDVVLTWHSARDRAEKTSGIDIHFVNASLTDIENELTINIPEADMEFSALGMMRGLLAPVRADFSKLQFEIVLPKEIWEGESKDPLQVRLQRLLDDFQTSQKIIPRITRQLLSEPAPMNAAGYLRDLTFRDSSFNITDEASGSRWTIPGAVLNMKRTADGLLALFEGDIHYRDRTESTPLHLSLAHNNKRKDAILQLRFSNLSPAVITAGMPKMEQVKSVNVPLTGIIDVSIGTELDLTSVIFELEAGKGSLNVMDLYPAPVETDSLLISGHYSGEKKIIFLDQFELLLDEAAIRGDGLLYGSVDTPGATINASIENLSFTNLVSYWPAEKAQGARKWIAKNIRAGSVQNGAIDVKIDPGMWAADELPREAFQFRFDIKDVVADYLHPMPLLRNVAGSGYLTLKDFTLTANQGEIDGVQVNQGKLLFSNIDIKNGSVATFTIPLQGTVQDILAVIDSKPLGYPSKYGIEPGSVTGQGKAMLSLDFPLLKNLSLKQVNFKVDADIENLKIPHLSDNLTIGDGSINLVVDGEALKAEGNILLNGVKFAAVWNEKFKTEENELPTSYHIKGDLAGYDWEAFKLPFRSYIDGPAHLDLQLVGKGAKMTSGTGKVDLTNSQVTFEPIGWLKEKGKPGQADFTLNFGDGNIIKVDDINVTAEDFKVDSEVLIVEDRTARLALHNLQMPDMDFDMEVAWNAEKQNYNAIITAREFNARPLLDILKNSGAGDDENKMPDFDVSARFDKITAENGVILWDATFDGSYTQDDFRRIDFKSFFEDGREFTVTLAPGEKDRVLTVKSSNAGETLRGAGVFNNGVNGTMEIVADYGRKENKLSIEGKMTAQDFLISDSPGVSKLLADEDFAKAREELKKGGLNFEKFQMDFHQYNGILDIKKGTAKGSSIGVTMSGKVDQAYNEVNIEGTIVPAYGLNSLFSNIPIVGTILTGGKDQGIFAATFVMTGTMQETEIKVNPLAALAPGILRNLFSAIGGSDKKSLREEAEKLQEITPDTPAPKKQDENSPD comes from the coding sequence TTGTCCATACTGCTGGCCCTGCTTGCCTTGTCAGTGCTGGTCTTTATATGGCGCCTGAGCATGGGACCCGTAGCCCTGAACTGGGCAGGACCGTTCATCAAGTCAAATCTTGCCCGCAGCTTTACCGACATCCGCATCGATTTCGATGATGTGGTGCTGACCTGGCACTCCGCCCGGGACCGCGCCGAGAAAACCAGCGGCATTGATATCCATTTCGTCAATGCCTCCCTGACCGACATCGAAAATGAGTTGACGATCAATATTCCGGAGGCGGATATGGAGTTCAGCGCCCTGGGCATGATGCGCGGATTGCTGGCCCCGGTCCGGGCGGATTTTTCCAAACTTCAGTTCGAAATCGTCCTGCCCAAGGAAATCTGGGAAGGGGAGAGCAAGGACCCCCTGCAGGTCAGGCTGCAGCGCCTGCTGGACGATTTCCAGACCAGTCAGAAAATTATTCCCCGTATCACGCGCCAGCTTCTTTCTGAACCGGCCCCTATGAATGCGGCGGGTTATCTCAGGGATCTGACCTTTCGCGACAGTTCCTTCAACATCACGGATGAGGCGTCAGGCAGCCGCTGGACCATCCCCGGAGCGGTCCTCAACATGAAGCGCACCGCGGACGGTTTGCTGGCCCTGTTTGAAGGTGATATCCACTACAGGGACAGAACAGAAAGCACGCCCCTGCATCTGTCGCTGGCCCACAATAACAAGCGCAAGGACGCCATACTGCAGCTGCGTTTTTCCAACCTCTCGCCTGCGGTGATTACCGCCGGCATGCCGAAAATGGAGCAGGTCAAATCGGTAAACGTTCCGCTTACCGGAATCATAGACGTGTCGATTGGCACGGAGCTTGACCTGACCAGTGTCATATTCGAGCTGGAAGCCGGCAAGGGCAGCCTGAATGTTATGGACCTGTATCCCGCGCCGGTAGAAACCGACAGTCTGTTGATCAGCGGCCACTACAGTGGTGAGAAAAAAATTATATTCCTTGACCAGTTTGAGCTTCTCCTCGATGAGGCTGCAATCCGGGGTGACGGCCTGCTTTACGGTTCAGTAGACACGCCCGGGGCGACGATAAATGCCTCGATCGAGAATCTTTCCTTTACCAATCTGGTGTCCTACTGGCCGGCGGAAAAAGCGCAGGGAGCGCGGAAATGGATCGCCAAAAATATCAGGGCGGGATCCGTCCAGAATGGCGCCATCGATGTGAAGATTGACCCCGGTATGTGGGCGGCGGATGAACTGCCGCGGGAAGCGTTCCAGTTTCGTTTTGATATCAAGGATGTGGTGGCGGACTATTTGCATCCCATGCCGCTGCTTCGCAATGTCGCGGGATCGGGGTATCTGACCCTGAAGGACTTTACCCTGACGGCGAACCAGGGCGAAATTGACGGCGTGCAGGTCAATCAGGGCAAGCTTCTGTTCAGCAACATTGATATCAAGAACGGTTCTGTCGCCACATTCACCATACCGCTGCAAGGAACAGTGCAAGACATACTGGCCGTCATTGACAGCAAGCCCCTGGGCTATCCGTCAAAATACGGCATCGAACCCGGCAGCGTGACCGGACAGGGCAAGGCAATGCTCTCCCTTGATTTTCCGCTCCTTAAAAACCTCAGCCTCAAACAGGTCAATTTCAAAGTCGATGCGGATATCGAAAACCTGAAGATCCCGCATCTGTCCGATAATCTGACCATCGGAGACGGCAGCATAAACCTGGTGGTTGACGGGGAGGCCCTGAAAGCTGAGGGAAATATTCTCCTGAACGGGGTTAAATTTGCCGCCGTCTGGAATGAAAAGTTCAAGACCGAAGAAAATGAACTGCCCACCAGCTATCACATCAAGGGGGATCTCGCCGGATATGACTGGGAGGCCTTCAAGCTGCCGTTCAGGTCCTATATCGACGGACCGGCCCATCTGGACCTGCAGCTTGTCGGTAAAGGTGCGAAAATGACCTCCGGGACCGGCAAGGTGGATTTGACGAACAGCCAGGTCACATTCGAGCCCATTGGCTGGTTAAAGGAAAAGGGGAAACCGGGACAGGCCGACTTCACCCTGAATTTCGGCGACGGCAATATCATCAAGGTCGATGACATCAACGTTACAGCGGAAGATTTCAAAGTGGACTCAGAAGTCCTCATTGTCGAGGACCGTACAGCCCGTCTGGCCCTCCACAACCTTCAGATGCCTGACATGGACTTTGATATGGAGGTGGCCTGGAACGCGGAAAAGCAGAATTACAATGCAATCATCACTGCACGTGAATTCAATGCGCGGCCGCTGCTCGATATTCTGAAAAACTCTGGTGCCGGAGATGATGAAAATAAAATGCCGGATTTTGATGTCTCGGCCCGATTTGACAAAATAACAGCGGAGAACGGCGTCATTCTCTGGGATGCAACGTTTGATGGCTCCTACACCCAGGATGACTTTCGCCGCATCGATTTCAAATCCTTTTTTGAGGATGGTCGGGAGTTCACAGTCACGCTGGCGCCGGGGGAAAAAGATCGGGTGCTGACCGTCAAAAGCAGCAATGCCGGTGAAACCCTGCGCGGGGCCGGCGTTTTCAACAACGGTGTGAACGGCACCATGGAAATCGTCGCCGACTACGGCAGAAAAGAGAACAAGCTGTCCATCGAGGGCAAGATGACGGCCCAGGATTTCCTGATCAGCGATTCCCCGGGGGTTTCAAAATTGCTCGCCGATGAGGATTTTGCCAAGGCGCGGGAAGAACTGAAAAAGGGCGGGTTGAATTTCGAAAAATTCCAGATGGACTTTCACCAGTACAACGGCATTCTCGACATCAAGAAAGGCACCGCCAAAGGCTCCTCCATCGGGGTCACCATGTCCGGCAAGGTTGACCAGGCCTATAACGAGGTGAATATCGAAGGGACCATCGTTCCTGCCTATGGCCTCAATTCACTATTCAGCAATATTCCCATTGTCGGCACCATTCTGACCGGCGGCAAGGACCAGGGCATTTTTGCCGCCACCTTTGTAATGACCGGTACCATGCAGGAAACGGAAATCAAGGTGAACCCGCTGGCGGCCCTGGCGCCCGGCATCCTCAGGAACCTGTTCAGCGCCATTGGCGGATCGGACAAAAAATCACTGCGCGAGGAGGCCGAGAAACTTCAGGAAATTACCCCTGATACCCCGGCCCCGAAAAAGCAGGATGAAAACAGCCCGGATTAG